In the genome of Candidatus Eisenbacteria bacterium, one region contains:
- a CDS encoding N-6 DNA methylase, translated as MLDTDTKRRIDTARDILVGKVPDPKSQVEQITIALIYKFMDDMDAESEELGGKRKFFTGDFARYGWAKLMAPSLGGHEMLGLYGEGISKMPENPGIPPLFRDIFKNAYLPYRDPETLKAFLKIIDEFSYDHSERLGDAFEYLLSVLGSQGDAGQFRTPRHIIDFMVEVVAPQKGETILDPACGTAGFLISAYKHILRTNTDAKGHSKLTPDEKGRLAKNFKGYDISPDMVRLSLVNLYLHGFTDPHIYEYDTLTSEERWNEFADVILANPPFMSPKGGIKPHKRFSIKAKRSEVLFVDYMAEHLTPTGRAGIIVPEGIIFQSQTAYKALRQMLVEKSLVAVVSLPAGCFNPYSGVKTSILMLDKSLAKAADTIAFFKVENDGFGLGAQRRAIEKNDLPQVQAELAAYLQALRSKASTESILSLPSTAQIVPKEKIAANGDYNLSGERYREGAVATSSYPFVPLSEVARVKNGFAFKSEEYVDKGLRVMRIKNVQKGEVIDDDPKFMALERRMEFADYTLKAGDILMSLTGNVGRVGRLKHEHEPAVLNQRVAHVEPISGASCLPEYLFAILNTETFEADAIAGSSGVAQANLSSKWVGNYQIPLPPLEVQKEIVAEIAGYQKVINGARELIARFEHKIQATLSRIWGEETGGTPK; from the coding sequence ATGTTAGACACCGATACCAAACGCCGCATCGACACCGCCCGCGACATCCTCGTCGGCAAAGTTCCCGACCCCAAATCCCAGGTCGAGCAGATCACCATCGCCCTCATCTACAAGTTCATGGACGACATGGACGCCGAGTCCGAGGAACTCGGCGGCAAGCGTAAGTTCTTCACCGGCGACTTTGCCCGCTACGGCTGGGCCAAGCTCATGGCGCCATCGCTCGGCGGCCACGAGATGCTCGGCCTCTACGGCGAAGGCATTTCGAAGATGCCGGAGAACCCCGGCATCCCGCCGCTCTTCCGCGACATCTTCAAAAACGCCTACCTCCCTTACCGCGACCCCGAGACGCTCAAAGCCTTCCTCAAGATCATCGACGAGTTCAGCTACGACCACAGCGAACGCCTCGGCGACGCCTTCGAGTATCTGCTCAGTGTCCTCGGCTCGCAGGGCGATGCCGGCCAGTTCCGCACCCCGCGCCACATCATTGATTTCATGGTCGAGGTCGTCGCTCCGCAGAAAGGGGAGACCATCCTCGACCCCGCCTGCGGCACGGCCGGATTCCTCATTTCCGCCTACAAGCACATCCTCCGCACCAACACCGACGCCAAGGGTCACAGCAAACTCACTCCCGACGAAAAGGGCCGCCTCGCCAAAAACTTTAAGGGCTACGACATCTCGCCCGACATGGTGCGCCTCTCCCTGGTGAATCTCTACCTCCACGGCTTCACCGATCCGCACATCTACGAATACGACACCCTCACCTCCGAGGAGCGCTGGAACGAATTCGCCGACGTCATTCTCGCCAACCCACCGTTCATGTCTCCGAAAGGCGGCATCAAGCCCCACAAGCGATTCTCCATCAAGGCCAAGCGCAGCGAAGTCCTTTTTGTGGACTACATGGCCGAGCACCTCACGCCCACCGGTCGCGCCGGCATCATCGTCCCCGAGGGCATCATCTTCCAGAGCCAGACCGCCTACAAAGCGCTGCGGCAAATGCTCGTCGAAAAATCCCTCGTCGCCGTCGTCTCGCTCCCGGCGGGCTGTTTCAATCCCTACTCCGGGGTGAAGACCAGCATTCTCATGCTCGACAAATCCCTCGCGAAGGCTGCCGATACCATCGCCTTCTTCAAAGTGGAGAACGATGGCTTCGGCCTCGGAGCCCAGCGCCGCGCTATCGAGAAGAACGACCTCCCGCAAGTGCAGGCCGAACTCGCCGCCTATCTCCAAGCCCTCCGCTCCAAAGCGTCCACCGAGTCCATCCTCTCCCTCCCGTCCACCGCCCAGATTGTGCCGAAAGAAAAGATCGCCGCGAATGGCGACTACAACCTCAGCGGCGAGCGGTATCGGGAGGGGGCTGTTGCCACTTCAAGTTACCCCTTCGTCCCGCTCTCAGAAGTTGCACGGGTGAAAAATGGCTTCGCCTTCAAGAGCGAGGAGTATGTGGACAAAGGTCTTCGCGTGATGCGGATCAAGAATGTGCAGAAAGGAGAAGTCATAGATGACGATCCGAAGTTCATGGCACTAGAACGACGGATGGAGTTCGCCGACTACACGCTGAAAGCCGGAGACATCTTGATGTCACTCACAGGGAACGTCGGACGGGTCGGCCGATTGAAACATGAGCACGAGCCCGCTGTTCTGAATCAGCGGGTCGCCCATGTTGAGCCAATTAGTGGTGCGTCCTGTCTTCCGGAATACCTTTTCGCGATCCTGAACACGGAGACGTTCGAGGCCGACGCGATCGCTGGATCAAGTGGCGTGGCACAAGCGAATCTCAGTTCCAAGTGGGTCGGTAATTACCAAATCCCCCTGCCGCCGCTGGAGGTGCAGAAGGAGATCGTGGCGGAGATCGCGGGCTACCAGAAAGTCATCAACGGCGCCCGCGAACTGATCGCCCGCTTCGAGCACAAGATCCAGGCCACCCTCTCCCGCATCTGGGGCGAAGAAACAGGAGGCACACCGAAATGA
- a CDS encoding ATP-binding protein yields the protein MSKLNIDEAFPKGLLRPELFLGVTSSVTARTVGVNLSEAGQPSGSHFAGGRYGRGEVGEFVLIEGQQSLLLGRIAEIHLREPERRSIRRDFVGNSDLDALGQIQLLGCVSMDDLLVTAGVDTYPRLGDRIYAAPHRFIALLPRLMEHTEDDREPVVLNLGAIDVAQDSLVSVKPERLFGRHCAILGATGGGKSWTTARIIEECIRYKAKLILIDATGEYRDFTGDGVLHCHLDELVEKETRSVSCSLPPTSFLESDFVALFEPAGKVQGPKMRAAMRSLRLAGIQPKLATNGFIRKHGQPKQPLTDAELDPATSSLLDNPRQPFNVSHLVQQIEQECVWPNGGTYRAPDPTRWGGPDEGSYANCLSLFARINGVLTSPAFQCVFQANTEPSLTAKIDTFISGSDKLLRICLSGIAYEFHAREIIANVIGRHLLTQARGGAFQRRPTVVFVDEAHNFLGRQIGAEDYAAKLDAFELIAKEGRKYGLSICLASQRPRDITEGVLSQMGTLIVHRLTNDRDREVVERACGEIDRAASAFLPNLRPGEAAIIGTDFPIPLTIQIHEPATKPKSHGPDFQRLWAIELDPTKA from the coding sequence ATGAGCAAGTTGAACATTGATGAGGCTTTTCCCAAAGGACTGCTGCGCCCGGAGCTCTTCCTGGGTGTGACGTCCTCGGTCACCGCCCGAACGGTCGGCGTCAATCTCAGCGAGGCCGGTCAGCCGAGTGGTTCCCATTTCGCAGGTGGCCGCTATGGCCGCGGAGAGGTCGGCGAATTCGTCTTGATCGAAGGCCAGCAGAGCCTTCTTCTGGGCCGTATTGCTGAGATCCACCTGCGCGAACCGGAGCGCCGCTCCATCAGGCGCGACTTCGTCGGCAACAGCGACTTGGACGCGCTCGGACAGATTCAGCTCCTGGGCTGCGTTTCCATGGACGACCTGCTGGTAACCGCAGGCGTCGATACCTACCCGCGTCTCGGGGATCGCATCTACGCCGCGCCGCATAGGTTCATCGCACTGCTACCGCGCCTGATGGAGCATACGGAGGATGACCGCGAGCCCGTCGTCTTGAATCTCGGCGCTATCGATGTGGCGCAGGACAGCCTTGTTTCCGTGAAGCCGGAGCGCCTATTTGGACGCCATTGCGCGATCCTCGGTGCAACAGGAGGCGGCAAGAGTTGGACGACGGCGCGGATCATCGAGGAATGCATCCGATACAAGGCGAAGCTGATCCTGATCGATGCCACCGGTGAGTATCGGGACTTCACCGGCGACGGAGTCTTGCATTGCCATCTGGACGAGCTGGTGGAGAAGGAGACCAGGTCGGTCTCATGTTCTTTACCCCCAACGAGCTTTCTTGAGTCAGACTTCGTGGCACTCTTCGAGCCCGCGGGCAAGGTGCAAGGACCGAAGATGCGTGCGGCGATGAGAAGTTTGCGGTTGGCGGGGATACAGCCCAAACTTGCTACAAACGGATTTATCCGGAAACATGGCCAGCCCAAGCAACCATTAACCGATGCTGAGTTGGATCCTGCTACTTCGTCCCTGCTGGACAATCCACGACAGCCATTTAATGTGTCTCATCTGGTGCAGCAGATCGAACAAGAATGCGTATGGCCGAACGGCGGCACATATCGAGCGCCCGATCCGACGAGATGGGGCGGGCCTGACGAGGGAAGTTACGCGAACTGCCTCTCACTCTTTGCGCGCATCAACGGCGTCCTGACTTCCCCCGCCTTTCAATGCGTCTTCCAAGCTAACACCGAACCCTCGTTGACGGCCAAGATCGATACCTTCATCAGCGGGAGCGACAAGCTGTTGCGAATCTGCCTGAGCGGCATCGCCTACGAGTTTCACGCGCGCGAAATCATCGCCAATGTCATCGGCCGGCATCTCTTGACCCAGGCACGTGGCGGCGCGTTTCAGCGACGGCCGACCGTTGTCTTTGTGGACGAGGCTCACAACTTTCTCGGTCGCCAAATCGGTGCGGAGGACTATGCCGCCAAGCTCGATGCTTTCGAGTTGATCGCCAAGGAGGGCCGCAAGTATGGCCTGAGTATCTGTTTGGCCAGCCAACGCCCCCGCGATATCACAGAGGGCGTTTTGAGCCAGATGGGCACCCTGATCGTTCACCGGCTGACGAACGACCGTGATCGCGAAGTGGTGGAGCGTGCCTGCGGTGAGATCGATCGCGCAGCATCAGCATTCCTGCCCAACCTGCGCCCGGGCGAAGCCGCCATCATCGGCACCGACTTTCCGATTCCGCTCACTATCCAGATTCATGAGCCCGCCACCAAGCCGAAGTCACACGGTCCCGACTTTCAACGCCTTTGGGCCATTGAACTAGATCCGACTAAGGCGTGA
- a CDS encoding SIR2 family protein → MTTPEPKAAASSFRAPGASDWRELVAEIADDKEQQEKARTAKDELKNVLLASLQMQHLVILAGSGCSRSAGGPSMQDLWNGAVGAEPTVCATETAGKVNHDLKDQNIEAFLSRVEAFLQVEDNEDVSEFLSSSKQVILDKCSAFLDADKLGAYKVFLHRLSRRRVRDQRLQVFTTNYDLCFERAAAELGGVALDGFSFTAPRRYDPRFFGYDIIRRPRSGDDLGHYLEGVFLLYKLHGSVNWARGEEGTIYEKDKPTPAEACLIYPARGKYQQSFVQPHLESMAQYLAAIREPNTCLLAVGFGFNDDHLAEPLLAAAQSNPHLRLIIVDKEAHTRVKEAADSRFWKTFAELGGRGEDVWFIKASFGDFAQMVPDLKSLTPADTLMKAIKGVTREL, encoded by the coding sequence ATGACCACACCTGAACCAAAGGCAGCAGCGTCTTCTTTTCGTGCACCAGGCGCGAGCGACTGGCGCGAGCTGGTGGCTGAGATCGCAGACGACAAGGAGCAGCAAGAGAAGGCCCGGACGGCCAAGGACGAACTGAAGAACGTACTGCTCGCGTCCTTGCAGATGCAGCACCTTGTAATCCTCGCCGGTTCCGGATGTTCGCGATCTGCGGGTGGACCATCGATGCAGGACTTGTGGAATGGCGCCGTCGGCGCCGAACCGACGGTTTGCGCCACAGAGACGGCGGGAAAGGTCAACCACGACCTCAAGGATCAGAATATCGAAGCGTTTCTTTCCAGGGTCGAAGCCTTCTTGCAAGTAGAGGACAACGAAGACGTCAGCGAGTTTCTGAGCTCAAGCAAGCAAGTGATTCTCGACAAGTGCTCGGCGTTTCTCGACGCCGATAAGCTTGGTGCTTACAAGGTCTTCCTTCACCGGCTCTCTCGCCGCCGCGTTCGGGATCAACGCTTGCAGGTTTTTACCACGAACTATGACCTTTGTTTTGAACGGGCCGCCGCCGAGTTGGGTGGAGTGGCACTGGACGGATTCTCCTTCACCGCTCCTCGCCGTTACGACCCGCGCTTCTTCGGCTACGACATCATTCGGCGGCCGCGCAGCGGTGACGACCTTGGGCATTACCTCGAGGGCGTGTTCCTACTCTACAAGCTCCACGGATCAGTGAACTGGGCGAGGGGTGAGGAAGGAACGATCTACGAGAAAGACAAGCCGACGCCTGCCGAAGCCTGCTTGATCTACCCCGCAAGGGGGAAGTATCAGCAGAGCTTCGTGCAACCCCATCTCGAATCGATGGCGCAGTATCTTGCCGCCATCCGCGAACCGAATACGTGCCTGCTGGCCGTCGGCTTTGGCTTCAATGACGATCATCTGGCCGAGCCGCTGCTGGCTGCGGCGCAGTCCAACCCACATCTGCGCTTGATCATTGTTGATAAGGAGGCGCACACGAGAGTCAAGGAAGCAGCGGACAGTCGATTCTGGAAAACTTTTGCCGAGCTTGGCGGCCGCGGCGAAGATGTGTGGTTCATCAAAGCGTCGTTCGGTGACTTTGCCCAGATGGTCCCTGACCTGAAATCACTGACGCCAGCGGATACCCTCATGAAGGCTATCAAGGGCGTGACGAGGGAGCTATGA